In Spirochaeta thermophila DSM 6578, the following proteins share a genomic window:
- a CDS encoding FAD-dependent oxidoreductase, protein MKYLIVGGVAGGATTAARLRRVDEEAEIVMFERGRYISYANCGLPYYVGGVIPERERLFVQTPDTFKAMFNVDVRVRHEVRFIDREKKEVVVCNLESGEEYRESYDKLVLSPGAEPVRPPIPGINDERIFTLRSVDDTDAIVHFIEEKKPRRVVIVGAGFIGLEMAENFHSRGLRVTIVELAPQVMNVLDFEMAAEVHQHLKTKNVAFFLGDAVSAFERNGDELRVQLKSGRTLVCDFVLLSIGVRPDSRLAKEAGLELGPRGGIKVNEYLQTSDPDIYAVGDAIEFPNPITGKSMPTFLAGPANKQGRIVANNIVEGNRYTYKGAIGTAIAKVFDLTVASTGMPEKVLKEEGIPHQAVIVHPGSHAGYYPGAQPMTIKLVFSPDDGRVLGAQIVGYEGVDKRIDLLASVIQRKGTVVELTEIEHAYAPPYSSAKDPVNIVGFVAENVLLGKSRHIHWYDILNAPQGEYYLVDVRTPEEYALGTIEGAVNIPVQQLRARIAEIPKDRKVVVFCGVGFRAYVAERILRQHGYTEVFNLSGGYKTYQHVTQKQGNEDIFEGDVIEKDDILYQRGTGRQGVLEVRRFEVDACGLQCPGPIMRLKQAMDEASPGDRIVLKATDPGFARDVEAWCSMTGNKLVSLEQERGVITAVVEKAGPHGAQTEPVPQGEGATIICFSDNLDRALAAFVLAQGAASAGKKTTMFFTFWGLNIIKKRKKPRVKKDLMGRLFSWMLPSHAGKLGLSKMNFGGMGARMMRGRMKAKQIASLEEMIESALEADVRIVACQMSMDVMGVSKEELIDGIEIGGVATYMEAASRSTINLFI, encoded by the coding sequence ATGAAATACCTCATCGTAGGTGGTGTGGCAGGCGGAGCGACCACCGCAGCGAGACTGCGGAGAGTCGACGAAGAGGCCGAGATCGTCATGTTTGAGCGGGGAAGGTACATCTCCTATGCGAACTGTGGACTCCCCTATTACGTGGGCGGGGTGATCCCTGAACGCGAGCGGCTCTTCGTTCAGACACCAGATACATTCAAGGCCATGTTCAACGTTGACGTGAGGGTTCGCCATGAGGTGCGATTCATAGATCGGGAAAAGAAAGAGGTGGTGGTGTGCAACCTGGAAAGCGGAGAAGAATACCGCGAGTCGTACGACAAGCTGGTCCTCTCGCCGGGTGCAGAACCGGTGCGCCCCCCCATCCCCGGCATCAACGACGAGCGCATCTTCACCCTGCGATCGGTCGACGATACCGATGCCATCGTACACTTCATCGAGGAGAAAAAGCCTCGCAGGGTGGTGATCGTGGGGGCCGGGTTCATCGGACTCGAGATGGCCGAAAACTTCCACTCCCGGGGACTCAGGGTCACCATCGTTGAGCTCGCACCCCAGGTCATGAACGTGCTCGACTTCGAGATGGCCGCCGAGGTCCACCAGCACCTCAAGACCAAGAACGTGGCCTTCTTCCTCGGCGATGCGGTGAGCGCCTTCGAACGCAACGGGGACGAGCTCCGCGTACAGCTCAAGAGCGGGCGCACCCTGGTGTGCGACTTCGTGCTCCTCTCGATCGGTGTGCGGCCCGACAGCCGCCTCGCCAAGGAGGCGGGACTCGAGCTCGGTCCTCGCGGGGGCATCAAGGTGAACGAATACCTGCAGACCTCTGATCCCGACATCTACGCCGTGGGCGATGCCATCGAGTTCCCCAACCCCATCACCGGCAAGTCGATGCCCACCTTTCTCGCGGGCCCCGCGAACAAGCAGGGCCGTATCGTGGCCAACAACATCGTCGAAGGGAACAGGTACACCTACAAGGGCGCCATCGGCACGGCCATCGCAAAGGTGTTCGACCTCACCGTGGCCTCCACGGGCATGCCCGAGAAGGTCCTCAAGGAAGAAGGCATCCCCCACCAGGCGGTCATCGTGCATCCGGGTTCCCACGCAGGCTACTATCCCGGCGCCCAGCCCATGACCATCAAGCTCGTCTTCTCCCCGGACGATGGCCGGGTACTCGGCGCCCAGATCGTGGGCTACGAGGGGGTGGACAAGCGGATCGACCTGCTCGCCTCGGTGATCCAGCGTAAAGGCACGGTGGTCGAGCTCACCGAGATCGAGCACGCCTACGCCCCGCCCTACTCCTCTGCAAAGGATCCGGTGAACATCGTGGGCTTCGTGGCCGAGAACGTACTTCTTGGAAAGAGCCGACACATCCACTGGTACGACATTCTCAACGCACCCCAAGGTGAATACTACCTGGTGGACGTGCGGACGCCAGAGGAGTACGCCCTCGGCACCATCGAGGGGGCGGTGAACATTCCGGTACAGCAGCTTCGGGCCCGTATTGCGGAGATCCCGAAGGACCGGAAGGTGGTGGTCTTCTGCGGGGTGGGCTTCCGCGCCTACGTGGCGGAGCGCATCCTCAGGCAGCATGGGTACACAGAGGTTTTCAACCTCTCAGGTGGCTACAAGACCTACCAGCACGTCACCCAAAAGCAGGGCAACGAGGACATCTTCGAGGGCGACGTGATAGAGAAAGACGACATCCTCTACCAGCGGGGCACGGGACGACAGGGTGTGCTCGAAGTGCGCAGGTTCGAGGTGGATGCGTGCGGGCTGCAGTGTCCCGGTCCGATCATGCGTCTCAAACAGGCCATGGACGAGGCCTCCCCGGGCGACCGCATCGTGCTCAAGGCCACCGACCCCGGATTTGCGAGAGACGTAGAGGCCTGGTGTTCCATGACAGGTAACAAGCTGGTGAGTCTGGAACAGGAGCGCGGCGTGATCACGGCTGTGGTGGAGAAGGCCGGCCCCCATGGAGCCCAGACCGAGCCCGTACCTCAGGGAGAGGGGGCTACCATCATCTGCTTCTCCGACAATCTCGACCGCGCCCTCGCCGCATTCGTCCTCGCCCAGGGAGCTGCGAGTGCAGGGAAGAAGACCACCATGTTCTTCACCTTCTGGGGACTCAACATCATCAAGAAGCGGAAGAAGCCCCGGGTGAAGAAAGACCTCATGGGGAGACTCTTCTCCTGGATGCTCCCCTCCCATGCAGGAAAGCTCGGTCTCTCCAAGATGAACTTCGGCGGCATGGGTGCGCGGATGATGCGCGGGAGAATGAAGGCCAAGCAGATCGCATCGCTCGAGGAGATGATAGAATCGGCCCTCGAGGCCGACGTGCGAATCGTTGCCTGTCAGATGTCCATGGACGTGATGGGTGTATCGAAAGAGGAACTCATCGACGGCATCGAGATAGGCGGGGTTGCCACCTACATGGAGGCGGCATCCAGGAGCACCATCAATCTCTTCATCTGA
- a CDS encoding LacI family DNA-binding transcriptional regulator, producing MARMAGVSISTVSRVLNSPSMVRPATREKVRAAIAELGFEPAADAAARARKHLRRVGVLTPFFTEASFVQRIRGVSEVLGPENFEVIIYTVKSETHLEEYLELLSMGGRVDALVSLSLMMEGELLERLLDLRIPVVSVESALPGCSSVLIDNREGGRLAASYLLSKGYRRFSFIGEFSRKRFTLDATEQRLDGFLSRFEEEGISRSSVRVAMCEFEEHTIQDQVEEFVAHHAVGEAVFAASDIVAARLLSAARNRGISVPGELAILGFDDLDMAGYLGLSTISQALDQSGMIAARILLSHLENPELPAQKVFLELSVVERSTT from the coding sequence GTGGCCAGAATGGCCGGAGTGAGCATCTCGACGGTCTCCCGGGTACTCAACTCACCCTCGATGGTGCGACCCGCCACCAGAGAGAAGGTCAGAGCGGCCATTGCGGAGTTGGGGTTCGAACCCGCGGCCGATGCAGCCGCCCGAGCGAGGAAACATCTCCGAAGGGTCGGCGTCCTCACCCCCTTCTTCACTGAGGCCTCGTTCGTGCAGCGCATACGAGGCGTCTCCGAGGTGCTCGGCCCCGAGAACTTCGAGGTGATCATCTATACGGTGAAGAGCGAGACCCACCTCGAGGAGTATCTCGAGCTGCTCTCCATGGGGGGGCGTGTGGACGCCCTCGTCTCCCTCAGCCTCATGATGGAGGGAGAGCTCCTCGAACGTCTCCTCGATCTCCGCATTCCTGTGGTATCGGTGGAGAGCGCCCTGCCCGGCTGTTCGTCCGTGCTCATCGACAACAGGGAGGGGGGAAGGCTCGCCGCCTCCTACCTGCTCTCGAAGGGATATCGTCGGTTCTCCTTCATAGGGGAGTTCTCCAGGAAACGGTTCACCCTGGATGCCACCGAGCAGCGTCTCGATGGTTTCCTTTCCAGATTCGAGGAGGAAGGGATATCCAGATCTTCCGTACGAGTCGCCATGTGCGAATTCGAAGAGCACACGATACAGGACCAGGTTGAGGAGTTCGTGGCCCACCACGCGGTGGGAGAGGCGGTCTTCGCCGCCTCGGACATCGTGGCCGCACGCCTGCTGTCGGCCGCCCGCAACAGGGGGATCAGCGTGCCGGGCGAGCTCGCCATACTGGGGTTCGACGACCTCGACATGGCCGGCTACCTGGGACTCTCCACCATCTCCCAGGCGCTCGATCAGTCGGGGATGATCGCCGCGCGTATCCTTCTCTCGCACCTCGAGAACCCTGAACTGCCGGCCCAGAAGGTGTTTCTGGAGCTCTCGGTGGTGGAGCGATCCACCACCTGA
- a CDS encoding septal ring lytic transglycosylase RlpA family protein, which produces MRRVLFLLVFSATLMAESWHEEGLASWYGPGFAGKLTASGEVYNPEEMTAAHKSLPFGALVRVWCRETGHAVVVRITDRGPFVEGRVIDLSRRAAEMLGFLEEGTAHVKVELLAKEGLPQGGEGERVVYLQVGAFRKEANALRLGVRLAEEGVWPEVHRGEDGVYRVVVAAQEEEEARRRLEGMGLLAVRWKPR; this is translated from the coding sequence ATGAGACGTGTGCTCTTCCTGCTCGTCTTCAGCGCCACGCTCATGGCGGAGTCCTGGCACGAGGAGGGGCTCGCCTCGTGGTACGGACCGGGGTTCGCAGGCAAACTCACTGCTTCGGGCGAGGTCTACAACCCGGAGGAGATGACCGCGGCGCACAAGAGCCTGCCGTTCGGTGCGCTGGTGCGGGTGTGGTGCCGGGAGACGGGGCACGCGGTGGTGGTGCGGATCACCGACAGGGGGCCGTTCGTGGAAGGAAGGGTCATCGATCTCTCGCGCCGCGCAGCCGAGATGCTGGGGTTCCTGGAGGAGGGGACGGCCCACGTGAAGGTGGAGCTCCTCGCGAAAGAGGGGCTTCCTCAGGGTGGTGAAGGAGAGAGGGTGGTGTACCTGCAGGTGGGAGCCTTCCGGAAGGAGGCAAATGCCCTCAGGCTGGGGGTACGGCTCGCCGAGGAGGGGGTCTGGCCGGAGGTGCACCGCGGGGAGGATGGGGTGTACCGGGTGGTGGTGGCAGCGCAAGAGGAGGAAGAGGCGCGGAGGCGGCTGGAGGGCATGGGACTCCTCGCAGTGAGGTGGAAGCCGCGCTAA
- a CDS encoding iron-containing alcohol dehydrogenase: MKSFTFWNYTRVVFGLEAEKELPSYIPLLGKKVLLHYGVGSIKKIGLYDVVVKALKDAGVEWLELGGVKPNPRLSLVHEGIDLCRKEGVTGILAVGGGSVIDSAKAIAAGVKYEGDVWDFYAGKAQPKETLPVGVVLTIPAAGSETSGSSVVTKEEGQLKRGITYDILRPQFAILNPKWTLSLPWYQTACGISDMLAHVMERYFTTVPHVELTDRMAEGVMRTIIHQAYRLKENPDDIDARSEIMWAGTVAHNDLLGTGREGDWTSHGIEHEISGIYDLAHGAGLSIVFPAWLKYVLPKRTEKIAQFAHRVFGVDYYFDNPEETAREGIRRLEQFYRDMGLPVRLKEAGIDGSRIREMAEKTRDGKRPVGSFVQLSTDDIEHILTLALE; the protein is encoded by the coding sequence ATGAAGAGTTTCACGTTCTGGAACTATACGAGGGTGGTGTTCGGTCTCGAGGCGGAGAAGGAACTTCCCTCCTACATTCCTCTACTGGGCAAGAAGGTCCTCCTGCACTACGGCGTCGGGAGCATCAAGAAGATCGGACTCTACGACGTGGTGGTGAAGGCCTTGAAGGATGCAGGGGTGGAATGGCTCGAGCTCGGTGGGGTGAAGCCCAATCCACGCCTCAGTCTGGTCCATGAGGGTATCGATCTCTGCAGGAAGGAGGGTGTCACCGGGATCCTCGCGGTGGGCGGCGGGAGTGTGATCGATTCGGCCAAGGCGATCGCGGCCGGGGTGAAGTACGAGGGCGATGTGTGGGACTTCTATGCGGGGAAGGCCCAGCCAAAGGAGACCCTCCCGGTGGGCGTGGTGCTCACCATTCCTGCGGCGGGAAGCGAGACGAGCGGGAGTTCGGTCGTCACCAAAGAGGAGGGGCAGCTGAAACGGGGTATCACCTATGATATCCTCAGGCCTCAGTTCGCCATCCTCAATCCCAAGTGGACGCTCTCCCTGCCGTGGTACCAGACGGCGTGCGGCATAAGCGACATGCTCGCCCACGTGATGGAGCGCTACTTCACCACGGTGCCTCATGTGGAGCTCACCGACCGTATGGCCGAGGGGGTGATGCGCACCATCATCCACCAGGCGTACCGGCTCAAGGAGAACCCCGACGACATCGACGCCCGGAGCGAGATCATGTGGGCGGGTACGGTGGCGCACAACGACCTGCTCGGCACAGGGCGCGAGGGTGACTGGACGAGCCATGGCATCGAGCATGAGATAAGCGGTATCTACGACCTCGCCCACGGCGCGGGGCTCAGTATCGTGTTCCCCGCATGGCTGAAGTACGTGCTCCCCAAGCGCACCGAGAAGATCGCCCAGTTCGCCCACAGGGTGTTCGGGGTGGACTACTACTTCGACAATCCAGAAGAGACGGCACGAGAAGGTATCCGGCGGCTCGAGCAGTTCTACCGGGACATGGGGCTGCCGGTACGGCTCAAGGAGGCGGGGATCGACGGCTCCCGCATCAGGGAGATGGCCGAGAAGACGCGGGACGGGAAACGGCCTGTGGGGAGCTTCGTGCAGCTCTCCACGGACGACATAGAGCACATCCTCACGCTCGCGCTCGAGTAG
- a CDS encoding carbohydrate ABC transporter permease: MHGSHEIRNTGFLASRVLAGILLLAGVSVWFYVGFSLLKVMREARLLMTLLAIVWGCGTLLGLFLAACTLVRSLPMEWQRRIVPFVFVGPAVLVMGWYLFLPIVRTFYLSFFDRMGSGFVGLANYLYIFTDRTMRIAFVNNLVWLVVGTGLVVFFGLVVALLADRVPFERTVKTLIFLPMSISFVGAGVIWRFVYAYQPPGSPQYGVLNALVVALGGEPQNWIVLRPWNTFFLIVILVWLYTGFAMVIFSAALKGIPKELREAAHIDGAGELVTTVKILIPCIKGTIVSVSTTIILVTLKIFDIVYTMTNGLYGTEVLASQQYKQMFKFLHYGRGSAIAVVIFLAVIPIIWYNLRQFGRREVFK; the protein is encoded by the coding sequence ATGCATGGTTCTCATGAGATTCGCAATACGGGCTTCTTGGCTTCGAGGGTGTTGGCGGGAATCCTCCTCCTCGCAGGGGTGTCGGTGTGGTTCTACGTCGGATTCTCGCTCCTCAAGGTGATGCGTGAGGCGAGGCTCCTCATGACGCTGCTCGCCATCGTGTGGGGATGCGGGACCCTCCTCGGACTCTTCCTCGCCGCCTGCACGTTGGTACGCAGCCTTCCCATGGAATGGCAACGGAGGATCGTCCCCTTCGTGTTCGTGGGGCCGGCGGTCCTGGTGATGGGCTGGTATCTCTTCCTCCCCATCGTGCGCACGTTCTACCTGAGTTTCTTCGATCGTATGGGTTCCGGGTTCGTGGGACTTGCCAACTACCTCTACATATTCACCGACAGGACGATGCGTATCGCCTTCGTGAACAACCTCGTCTGGCTCGTGGTGGGCACCGGTCTGGTGGTCTTCTTCGGCCTGGTGGTGGCCCTCCTGGCCGACAGGGTGCCGTTCGAGCGCACGGTCAAGACGCTCATCTTCCTTCCCATGTCCATCTCGTTCGTGGGGGCGGGGGTGATATGGCGTTTCGTCTATGCCTACCAGCCCCCAGGCTCTCCTCAGTACGGCGTACTCAACGCCCTCGTGGTGGCCCTTGGAGGGGAGCCGCAGAACTGGATCGTACTGAGGCCGTGGAACACCTTCTTCCTCATCGTGATACTCGTATGGCTCTATACAGGATTCGCCATGGTGATATTCTCGGCCGCACTCAAGGGTATCCCAAAGGAGCTCAGGGAGGCGGCCCACATCGACGGGGCGGGGGAACTCGTCACCACGGTGAAGATACTCATCCCCTGTATCAAGGGAACGATCGTCTCGGTCTCCACGACCATCATACTGGTGACGCTCAAGATCTTCGACATCGTCTACACCATGACGAACGGACTCTACGGTACCGAGGTGCTCGCGAGCCAGCAGTACAAGCAGATGTTCAAGTTCCTCCACTACGGGAGGGGTTCGGCGATCGCGGTGGTCATATTCCTGGCCGTGATTCCCATCATCTGGTACAACCTCAGACAGTTCGGGAGAAGGGAGGTATTCAAATGA
- a CDS encoding endo-1,4-beta-xylanase, protein MRIRPLILVTGGMLFALLAGCTSMEAGGAPDRVETDRIAPPHMTTTLTPPPLREDADALGIKIGLGIDDWFFGFEDAKTYAGIVKREFNIVTPGNSMKWDSLRPSKDDYNFEVADRIVDFALENGMVMHGHTLVWHSQLPKWLTLGSWSKEELERVLHDHITTVVTHYKGKVKVWDVVNEAFEENGDLRSSIWYSTIGPEYLEKAFRWAHETDPEAILIYNDYNIETINPKSDAVYAMVKDFLDRGVPIHGIGFQMHLTVGGLDVLSFRRNMQRFADLGLKLYVTEMDVRLPMPYTREHLEKQAEIYRNVVRECLMQPAVEAIQVWGFTDKYSWIPSHFPGEGSALIFDEHYRPKPAYYAIKEVLTAYRMAMTAERLLAVNRMGGLYQFQVEEQNVTREPEERVVEFVVDGKVVEKKKLSLPPRKGETVTFRYTFEESGVHEVRIGGLEPIRIELKGGLVLRKPPVWFNFDGDFVNLSGSGVKAVPEGNITFEEGVAGKAVLFDGSSRLVLEDPLYQATEGAQRLVIPPEGVFTISLWYKPTTDEEGLRSIFDASRNPIYFALFASPTGLGWYYEDETDADFQIDVEYPFEVGKWYHIAVTGGFNAGTIPMRVYINGEEVASRDVTPGKSGALSPLVLGADADPTYFPDHGPLVGGMDDLRIIPRILNADEIRTLAETHEFKISASGTHTTEWRSLSAGISLLEANAVLGEGDTVKVRIEVSDDQNTVKDAAEITMKDGRATYPVRISSGAFVRIVTDLSGANPVVGLYRLKLKDGSTLVWSLEPDWKKGSWSSTVGVDALLEQ, encoded by the coding sequence ATGAGAATCCGTCCCCTGATCCTGGTTACAGGCGGGATGTTGTTCGCTCTTCTTGCAGGATGCACCTCCATGGAGGCGGGAGGCGCTCCTGACCGGGTGGAGACCGATAGGATAGCCCCCCCCCACATGACCACGACGCTCACCCCGCCCCCGCTCCGCGAGGATGCGGATGCGCTCGGAATAAAGATCGGCTTGGGCATCGACGATTGGTTTTTTGGTTTTGAAGATGCGAAGACCTACGCCGGGATCGTGAAGCGCGAGTTCAACATCGTCACACCGGGCAACTCCATGAAGTGGGACTCTCTCCGTCCTTCGAAGGACGACTACAACTTCGAGGTGGCGGACAGAATTGTAGATTTTGCCCTCGAGAATGGCATGGTGATGCACGGTCACACCCTGGTGTGGCACAGTCAGCTTCCCAAGTGGCTCACCCTCGGGAGTTGGAGCAAGGAGGAGCTCGAGCGCGTCCTCCACGACCACATCACCACAGTGGTGACGCACTACAAAGGCAAGGTGAAGGTATGGGATGTGGTGAACGAGGCGTTCGAGGAGAACGGAGATCTGCGGTCGAGTATCTGGTATTCCACGATAGGGCCCGAGTACCTCGAGAAGGCCTTCAGATGGGCCCATGAGACCGATCCCGAGGCGATCCTCATCTACAACGACTACAACATCGAGACCATCAATCCGAAATCCGATGCGGTCTACGCCATGGTGAAGGACTTTCTCGACCGAGGGGTACCGATCCACGGGATAGGGTTCCAGATGCATCTCACCGTGGGAGGCCTCGACGTCCTCAGCTTCAGGCGCAACATGCAGCGGTTCGCAGACCTGGGACTCAAACTCTACGTCACCGAGATGGACGTGCGGCTTCCCATGCCGTACACGAGGGAACACCTCGAGAAACAGGCCGAGATCTACCGGAACGTGGTGCGTGAGTGCCTCATGCAGCCTGCGGTGGAGGCGATCCAGGTCTGGGGCTTCACCGACAAGTACTCGTGGATCCCTTCGCACTTCCCGGGCGAGGGTTCCGCCCTCATCTTCGACGAGCACTACAGGCCCAAGCCCGCCTACTACGCCATCAAAGAGGTGCTCACCGCCTATCGTATGGCGATGACCGCGGAGAGGCTCCTTGCCGTGAACCGCATGGGCGGGCTCTACCAGTTTCAGGTTGAGGAACAGAACGTCACGCGCGAACCAGAGGAACGTGTGGTGGAGTTCGTGGTGGACGGAAAGGTGGTGGAGAAGAAGAAGCTCTCCCTCCCCCCACGCAAGGGAGAGACCGTGACGTTCAGATACACCTTCGAGGAGAGTGGGGTACATGAGGTGAGGATAGGAGGGCTTGAGCCCATTCGTATAGAGTTAAAGGGAGGGCTTGTGCTCAGGAAGCCTCCTGTGTGGTTCAACTTCGACGGAGACTTTGTGAACCTCTCGGGCTCCGGGGTGAAGGCAGTGCCGGAGGGCAACATTACGTTTGAGGAAGGGGTCGCAGGGAAGGCCGTGCTGTTCGACGGCTCCTCCCGCCTCGTGCTCGAGGATCCCCTCTATCAGGCCACAGAGGGTGCCCAGCGGCTTGTGATTCCTCCTGAGGGGGTGTTCACCATCTCCCTGTGGTACAAGCCCACCACGGACGAAGAAGGCCTCAGGTCGATCTTCGACGCCTCCCGGAATCCCATCTACTTTGCGCTCTTCGCAAGTCCCACCGGGCTTGGGTGGTACTACGAGGACGAGACCGACGCCGACTTCCAGATCGATGTGGAATATCCTTTTGAGGTAGGGAAGTGGTACCACATCGCAGTCACGGGCGGGTTCAATGCAGGCACCATCCCCATGAGGGTGTACATCAACGGAGAGGAAGTGGCATCCAGGGATGTGACCCCCGGGAAGAGTGGCGCGCTTTCCCCGCTCGTGCTCGGTGCGGACGCCGACCCCACCTACTTCCCCGATCATGGTCCGCTCGTGGGTGGTATGGATGACCTGCGTATCATCCCGCGAATCCTCAATGCCGATGAGATCAGGACCCTCGCCGAGACGCATGAGTTCAAGATTTCGGCGAGCGGCACGCACACCACTGAGTGGCGGAGTCTCTCGGCTGGCATCTCTTTGCTCGAGGCGAATGCCGTGCTCGGTGAAGGGGATACGGTGAAGGTGAGGATAGAGGTCTCGGACGATCAGAATACCGTGAAAGATGCGGCCGAGATCACGATGAAAGACGGACGTGCCACCTATCCGGTTCGGATCTCGAGCGGTGCATTCGTACGGATTGTGACCGACCTTTCCGGTGCGAATCCGGTGGTCGGTCTCTACAGACTCAAGCTCAAGGACGGCAGTACGCTCGTCTGGAGTCTGGAACCTGATTGGAAGAAGGGGAGCTGGTCCAGTACCGTGGGGGTGGACGCCCTCCTGGAACAGTGA
- a CDS encoding ABC transporter substrate-binding protein, whose translation MRRVALFLLVISSTCSLLLATGTQEQQQTGGRVVRVFGAFRGEEAARFEEAIRPFEDRTGIDVIYEGSPEFETQIFVQVEAGTPPDIAALPQPGLMKRFAGKGQIIPLPAEVVAKIDENYKPVWKELGSYEGKVYGVFHRVNIKSLVWYPKKFFESKGWKIPATWDELMALTEQIASEGYVPWSIGMESGTATGWVATDWMEDIMLRTAGPEVYDKWVNHEIPFDDPAVKRAGEIMMEIWGNERYVLGGPQNILTTRFQDAVLPLFENPPRAILHRQGNFVTGFMPEEIQANLDEEVGVFALPSIDPRWGTPVLGGGDQFVMFRDTPEVRAFLEFLTTWDSAKIWAQAGGALFPYKNQDLDDYSSQLERKMAEILVNADVFRFDASDLMPAEVGAGTFWTGMADLVSGVPLETVLDQIEASWPR comes from the coding sequence ATGAGACGTGTCGCACTGTTTCTCCTGGTGATCTCCTCGACCTGCAGTCTGTTGCTTGCCACCGGCACGCAGGAGCAGCAGCAGACAGGTGGCCGTGTGGTGCGCGTGTTCGGCGCGTTCCGCGGTGAAGAGGCCGCCCGTTTCGAGGAGGCCATACGGCCCTTCGAGGATCGAACCGGGATCGACGTGATCTACGAGGGATCGCCCGAGTTCGAGACCCAGATCTTCGTCCAGGTGGAGGCGGGGACCCCGCCCGACATCGCCGCCCTCCCCCAGCCCGGGCTCATGAAACGGTTTGCGGGCAAGGGGCAGATCATCCCCCTTCCCGCCGAGGTGGTGGCGAAGATAGACGAAAACTACAAGCCTGTGTGGAAGGAGCTCGGTTCGTACGAGGGCAAGGTGTACGGCGTGTTCCACCGGGTGAACATCAAGAGCCTCGTCTGGTACCCCAAGAAGTTCTTCGAGTCGAAGGGATGGAAGATCCCCGCCACGTGGGACGAGCTCATGGCCCTCACCGAGCAGATCGCATCTGAAGGCTACGTGCCCTGGTCCATCGGTATGGAGAGCGGGACGGCCACGGGGTGGGTCGCCACCGACTGGATGGAGGACATCATGCTTCGGACCGCGGGGCCCGAGGTGTACGACAAGTGGGTGAATCACGAGATCCCGTTCGACGATCCGGCGGTCAAGCGTGCGGGCGAGATCATGATGGAGATATGGGGTAACGAGCGCTACGTGCTCGGCGGGCCGCAGAATATCCTCACCACCCGGTTCCAGGATGCCGTGCTCCCGCTCTTCGAGAATCCTCCCCGGGCCATCCTCCACCGCCAGGGCAACTTCGTGACCGGATTCATGCCAGAGGAGATCCAGGCCAACCTCGACGAGGAGGTGGGAGTGTTCGCCCTTCCGTCCATCGATCCGCGTTGGGGAACCCCGGTGCTGGGCGGCGGCGACCAGTTCGTGATGTTCAGGGACACTCCCGAAGTGCGCGCGTTCCTCGAGTTCCTCACCACGTGGGACTCCGCGAAGATCTGGGCGCAGGCCGGTGGGGCACTCTTCCCCTACAAGAATCAGGACCTCGACGACTACAGCTCCCAGCTCGAGCGGAAGATGGCAGAGATCCTCGTGAACGCCGACGTCTTCAGGTTCGACGCCTCCGACCTCATGCCCGCCGAAGTGGGTGCCGGAACCTTCTGGACCGGGATGGCGGACCTGGTCTCCGGTGTGCCTCTTGAAACCGTGCTCGACCAGATAGAAGCAAGCTGGCCCAGGTAA